The Hippoglossus stenolepis isolate QCI-W04-F060 chromosome 1, HSTE1.2, whole genome shotgun sequence DNA segment TCAACATGAAGCTGCACTCTCAGCCACAAGTTGTTCTTGTGGCAGTTAAGGCTCCATTCACTGATAGAGCGACTCTGTTAATGACACAGATAATAGATAGTATTTGACCGTGATTTCTCCCGTTTGTCCGGGACGTTGAACTGTTCCAGGACACGTGAAACTACTCTCTGGTCCTCTGTTGTCCCAGACTCCATCTGTGTGGGTCATTTTGTGCACTTGGACTGTACAAACAGTGACTGGCGGGTTTTTGATCAATCAGCTGCTGGAGGGTGATGTCAGCTCAGCGGTCTGACCAGAACTCTGAGAAAACACCTAAATGGCTAATTCTCTGTACCCGCTGACCCACTtagcctctgctgctctttctctttttccagaCCAACCTGTCACCAGTGAATCCTGTAAATAATTCACAGGCTTGACTGTGAGACCGTCAGCTGATACAGGATGATCTGTTTTCAAGGAACTTCCAGAGTCacaaagtcagtcagtcagtagATTCATCAAGCAAACAGCCAACACTGTGTAGTCAGTGAGTGAATCACTTAGCTGACACATCCTGTAGTTGCTTGTatcagttgtttatttttctctggggatttttattctctccactttctaaatagatttatttttaattacatgtatttaaatttttaattaacaaaaaatTTCAACTTAGCTCATATTCTTAACAGAAACTTATTTATGACCGGTTCAAGCCCCCCCAATTAACCAGACACCTGTTTATTTCAGTACAGTGTGAATGATGTTCAGAGCCTATATTGTGGCATGTCATGTGCTGCGGTTGGGGTGTAGTTCAGTTACCTGTTTTATCTTCCACATTGTGTTGCTTGTTGTTAATAAGCAGTTGCTGTGTGGAGGATGTTAGACCTGTCCTCAAAATGCTGAAGAAGCGAGTGGACAATAAAAAGTGCTCAGTGTGCAAAATACTTTCTGAAAACAACAGTTAATACGTTGACTGCTGAACAATGAAATAATGTTCCCAAGGCAATGAGAAGCCGTACTATCATCCATCTGGTATAGTCCCCAGAGTGCTAAATTCATGCACAGTGTGTATGTAAACAGCCACATATAAAGAGGAGaaagtgggggagagagaagagaggggcaGCTAGAGGAGAGCTGTTGTAGTTAACCACTGTCATACTGTTTGTTCTTATGACAGTAACAGTACCCAGTTATTATATCAATAATAACATCAGCAATGATAACGGCGCCAGTTATTAATAGTAACAGAGACAAAGGATCTTCCACTGCAGTAACTTCTCATCATCCTGAACCTtatcagtggttctcaaatgggggtctGTGAAAAGTTGGAAGATTAAAATCCATTAAGATTATCACAGACATGTCTTTTACCTACTGATCTTTACTCAGTGGGTCAGCAGGAACCTTACCTGGGTCTGAATCTTCTTCATTGttatttcactgttgttttcgTCTATGAAGCCCTGCTTTAATCTGCTGTAATATAACTCCCCTCGCTAAGCCATGATGCTTTTGCCTTTATTTTAGCATATCAGTGTATTTCATCAGTAACATGTCTTGAAAAGGATGACAACATGTAAAATGCATACATTTCTCATCCATCTCTAAAGGGAGAAGCACTGAAACTTTGcacatttctcttgtgttgttctaTCACATGACTAATTGGATGTGTATAAAAATAGGCTATGTCAAATCATCAAACTGAATTGCTTTAGAGGATTGACTGTAAATATAGAAGTGGAGCTCATCTGCACCATCTACTGCCTGAGGATCTGTGTGAAGCAGACAGCAGAGTCACTCAGTGCTGGATGAGTCATTCTGCAGCTCGACAGCTCATCAAAGGATTTCCTTTCAGTGGCATGGTGTGCTCAGACACTCCATTCAAAGTTCATTCTGTTAGTACTTTGTCCCTGTTTGTTACCAAACCCTCagttgtttgctgttttgatccCTGCTTTGCTGACTCCAGACGATCTTTTGCATGTTTATCCATAATGACAAGCATGTGTAGTTATGATGCCCTGACACTTGTTCTGTGCTAAAACCTTAAAGCTGCCAAGGCTGACAAGCTGAATGTCCTTCCTGCTGATTTGGTTACTGACTCTGGTGTCCTCTCTCCTGGTAACTGAATCTTTTATTTGGGAAGACGATGCCACAAGAGCTGGCATTTTATTCTCCTCACTATCTCACCAGccaagataaaaaaagaaaaatcagtaGATGTTGACACAGatcatcacaataaatgtcacattattatttctcttttgctgttttttatgggcagagaatgacacTAGACAAAACATTACACATCTGATCTTGATTTATTACCCGGCACTagttaaaacaataatataaataaaaccacttggtgttttcatttcataataaaagtccTTAATACATTCATCCATCAATGATGTGCACTGAAAAAAAGAGCTGGTTTCCTGATGTTTCTTTCAGAGTGTAACACCACCAGGTAAAAGGGCCTGGTGCTGTACGTTAAGGTCCAGTCACTGGTTATTGCATTGAGCAGTTGTTATAAATGAATTGCAGTAAGTTGTTACTTCCCCCTGTATGTGCTGATGTACACATTCACCAGCTTTGcctcctctccatctgtttgcctctcaaatattattttacaacaacaaccaaaacaGGTTTTATCTGTCTTTTGATCTCATTTTGCTCAGAGTTACGGATACATatctcttgtttgtttaatagtTTGCTTTACTCTCGGCCACAGGCTGATCTGTATCAGTTCATTTCATGACTGGGTCTTTTCAGCATTGAGCTCTTGGGTTTAAAGGAACTTTACCAGGGGGACCAAGACCCCTTTGAGGAACTTAAGAGCTAAAACTGTTTGGCGAGTGGAGGAACGAGGGACTAAATTTAGCTGCTGTACAACAGTTTCAGGTGCTTAAAATAGACACTGTTAATGATGTCGTACCTTCCAAAGGTTTaggaacagacagagacagggtgACAGGGTTTTCAGAACATTATTGTTCAGTCAAACACAGATGCTGCTTCAACTCACATACCACTTCTTACATAAAACAATGACTTTCTGCAGTACTGATTCAATTCATTTCAATGaaatttgattacatttttattgcacaatataaatcatctcaaggcactttgcatTGCAAAGTGGAGACCCAGCAGTTACCACATGAGCCAGCACTTGGCAAAGTGAAGGATGAGTCAGTCAGGGTTCCTGGCTCGTTTTAaaagaagagtgagagagaagtgaatgagagggagggagcagcaataaagagagagagagagaatcaaagAGAAATTCAACTTAATTTGCGGAGTTGATTTATGTAGCTGTGTTTGtaagcagaaataaataatctgGAGTTGGGTTTTACATTCAATTCTCATGAGACTTAAGGACTTAAGGATTACTTAACTGTAATTTTTATGATAATATGAGTAAATCAGTGTCAGGGGTCACTGGGTTGTTATTCTTGctgatatataataatatgtatatttaaaagatttatatttttctgtattacATTTAGAAAGAACACCTGAGTAGTTCTTTATCAGATACAGTTAGTCAACAGCATGTTTTTGTAGAGTAGCAGGTCCCCGGTCCAGTGCAGACACAGGACTGCATCAGCGGACGTTCTGCTTTGGGTGCAGGTGTAGATCGGGTGTTACATTCAGCTTTGTCAGCTACTGGCTTGTCAAGCTCGGCCTGAAGGGAATCTGATCTGTACAGTACAGATGGGGAAGTGATCTCTATATCCTCAACAGCTCTTGGAAAGACACAGAGCGAAACTGTCAACAAAATACTTAAAGATGGGAAACCAAAGCCTGACAGCACATTGTGGAACCGAATGGTTGCTGTTAAGTTAAAGACAGTGAGAAAAGAGCAAGAATGGACCAAAGCTTCCAGCCCAAATTCACTTCACAGCTAATTAATGAGGGGAGGTTTCTGATGAAAAGTAAATGCCTCGTTATTTATCTCTGGGTTCTGTGTTGCTCTGATGCTCACAAATCAGGGCGGTGCTCAGTTGAAAGCTGTTGACAAGTCAGCAGGTGATTGTCTTGGTGTGGAGTCTCTGGTGATTAATGTCCCATCAGAGGTTGGTCAGACCTTATGTGGATGCACGGTGCTGTCTTTCAGGAGTGTCAGCACATCCAGATCTGCGTAAATGTTCCAGCTCCAGCATATTTGTATGTCTAAAGAACAGGCTGGACATTACATCGCTCTTTGCCATATGGAATCCTACCCTGAATCAGAAATGTGTGCCAGCTGTAACAAGATGATCAGGCGAAACATGGACAGAATTGAAAATGCTCAACCATGTCATGCTCCAACGCCACCGAGCTGTGTGATGCTGTTAGCTTCTAAACCAACAGAACATGCCCTGATGACAGTGGCATTTATTGCTTTGagttacatacagtatgtcagtTTCAAGTTGGTTGGTGTAATTCTTTGTGCACAGTagtatttcatgtttaatataGCCTGTTGTAACTAGATAGTACTAAAAGAGACAAAGTCTGAGGTAGGATTAACTATAAATTTCCACCAACTTGAATAGAAAAGTGCTTAGTTTTAAAAGACTTGTGGACAGAAAAAGCAAGTTTTTGATGAACAGTAGgttacagttaaaaaaaaaatacagcaaagttTAAGTAAAAAATTTAAGCAAGTTTGTCAGTTTAACTGTTCTCTTTAACATTTAAGTTAATAATCTGacgtttctttctctgtctctctttttctagACGAGTGGTGAAAAGGTCAGTCGGTTGAGTCTGGTAGATTTGGCTGGGAGTGAACGAGCAGCAAAAACAGGAGCCGCAGGAGAACGACTGAAAGAAGGAAGCAACATCAACAAGTATGCAAAAACCGACCACACATTTACAAACTCATGATTGGTTGTTTTCCCATTTAGGCTGTTTACTTGAACCTGAACTCCAGATGGTTTACCGCCGTGTTACATTTGTTTcccatttgtattatttcaatAGAGAGTTGTCATATCACTCTGCACGTGCACTGAACCTGAAAATGTGTAAGAAATCATAGAGATTATGTTACAGTTCTGGTGAATTTGATGTTATTTACTTGCAGATAGTCGCACTGCAGCAAGTGAAAAGCCCctctcattgtttttgtgtgtatgtgtgtgtttcaggtctCTGACGACTCTCGGCCTGGTGATCTCTGCGCTGGCTGAACAGGGGACTGCCAAAAACAAGACCAAGTTTGTCCCTTACAGAGACTCTGTTCTGACATGGCTGCTAAAGGTACAGAAACAATAGACTTGCATGTCCACCACAGAGAGGAAATACATTCTATTGtgcatttttctctttgtctcataAACGCAACACATCTAATTTCtactcctttctctctccctgcctctctctcctgtgtccAGGACTGTCTGGGGGGCAACAGTCGCACAGCGATGGTTGCAACCGTGAGTCCTTCAGCAGACAATTATGAGGAGACGCTGTCGACGCTGCGTTACGCAGACCGAGCTAAGAGCATAGTCAACCATGCTGTCGTTAATGAAGACCCCAACGCTCGTATCATCAGGGAGCTCAGAGAGGAAGTAGAGAAACTGCGAGTGCAGCTCACTCAGGCAGAGGTGAGACAGCTTCAAAATCTTAGAAATCTGCATGTTAAAGTCTCAGCTTTCCCCCGCTCTCATTCacagttttctttctccagTCTTTAAAGGCTCCTGAGCTGAAGGAGCGCCTGGAAGAGTCTGAGAAGTTGATTCAAGAAATGACCATCACATGGGAGCAAAAGCTTCGCAAAACGGAGGAGGTTGCACAGGTCGgacaaacaaaaatctaataattaaatagattttctgcatttctctttttaatccCTGTGTGAGTATGAtgtttgtccttgtgtgtgtttgcaggagcgTCAGAAGCAGTTAGAGAGTCTGGGTATTTCTCTCCAGTCATCAGGGATTAAAGTCGGAGATGACAAGAGCTTTCTCGTCAACCTCAATGCTGATCCTGCTCTTAATGAACTGCTGGTGTACTACCTGAAGGTGCATACACACTGTGCTCCTCATGCTCTCATCTTCTTAATTATCTCTTATGTTTTCTCTTATTGACCAAACAACAGTGTCACTAATCATTTAGCTTCTGTGTTTGACTCAGATTCAAACATCACATCTCTGCTGacatagaaaatacaaatgcacaCTGTTTGCATTATACAAACTGAAGTTGCATTTTAACAACTAATCggcagaggtcatgtgactgaCAGTAGCTGCTGGAGTGGAAAGCATCAAACAGCTTTCAAGATTAAATATATTGATGTTTATTGGCCTGGATAAGAACtgataaattaaatacaaacttGTAGGTATAGGAGTAGGTGTACTCCACTGAGCAtgatgtcacatgtcacatttaagtatttgtctaattttctgctgaaaacatctttaaatgttGTGTCTCAGGAACACACCAAAGTGGGTTCAGCAGACTCTCAGGACATCCAGCTGTGTGGGATGGGTATCCAGGGAGAACACTGTATCATCGACATTACGCCAGACACTGCTGTTGTCCTCACCCCTTATCGCAACGCTCGGTAAGTTGCATAACAGAGCCAGGCTCCAGTGTTGAGCAACTCTCAGTTTTTAGGGAGGAAAGCAACACTGCAAGGATCAATAATTCgttaacaaacagaaacatcaggTTTTAAGAGTAAATCCGAATGACACTGCTGTTTCCATTGTGTTATAGGACATGTGTTAATGGTTCTCCAGTAACCAGCGCTCTGCAGCTTCACCATGGAGACCGAATCTTCTGGGGAAACAATCACTTCTTTAGGTAATTTTATACAATCcctaaatgtttttatgttgtttggaaaataaagttaaaatgttgttgttaattTCCATAGTTTTTTGATGTCATAGGATATCTATTTGGTGTTAAtcatgtattattttatatcacaacatttttactcagtttatttaagttattattaaacATACCAAACTTGTATGTATGTCAAAGTTTCATCGTATGACATCAGACAAATTGAAGATGGAGCAATTATTACCTAATTGCTGTCAATCAGGTTTCAAGCAAATTAACCAAATGATACCAAAGATCAGAAGTAATAAACCTGCGTCCTACCTGCAGGATCAACCTGCCTAAGCGACGTTCCCGAGGAATGGAGGAAGAGTATGGTGAGGGTGGAGTAATGAAGAACAGTGGCAGCAGCGAGCAGCTGGATGCAGATGGTGACACAGCCAGCGAGGTTTCCAGTGAAGTCAGCTTCTCCTACGAGTTCGCCCAAACAGAGGTCATGATGAAAGCCCTGGGCAATAATGGTAAGGACACgttgtgaaaatgaaatatctaTGTACTGCAATGTTCattttcctgtgtctgttttctgactgttttctgttgtgtccTGTCAGACCCCATGCAGGCCGTCCTCCAGTCTCTGGAGAGGCAGCATGAAGAGGAGAAGCGCTCTGCTCTGGAGCGGCAGAGGCAGATGTACGAGCAGGAACTCCAGCAGCTCCGCAAGAAGCTGAACCCGGACCGTCTGTCCACAGGTCAGTCTGGAGCGCCGACGCCCGGCCAGCAAGGTCCAGGACAACAGTCACACTACCGCAGCCTGGAGAGACTCAGCATGGGAGGGATGAGTCATTCAACCAGCGCTCAGAGCAGACTGAGGCAGTGGAATGAGGACAGGTgagtgtctgtgagtgtgtcggTATGTGCATGCTTGTTGTGTTGCAGATTtaacatttcctcttcttccctgaCAACCCCCTGCAGGGAGGCAGTGTTGGTGAGGAGTCTGAGAAGGTTGAGGGAACAGATCGTGAGGGCAAACCTCCTGGTGCAAGAAGCCTGTTTTATCGCCGACGAGCTGGAGCGACACACTGAGTACAGAGTCACTCTGCAGATCCCATCAGACAACCTCAACGCAAACCGCAAGGTgtcgcacacaaacacgaaCACACTCATGAGCAAGTTTCCTGTCTTCTGCTCGTAATCCATAACCTAATCACacttgtatgtgtctgtgtgtagaggGATGCTGTGCTCAGTGAACCAGCGATTCAAGTCCGACGTCGTTGTCGAGGGAAACAGATCTGGAGcttggagaagatggagaaccGACTGGTGGACATGAGAGAGCTGTACCAGGAGTGGCAGGACTACCACCAACATCACCAAGACAACCCAGTGAGTTAGCATGGCAACTTTGTCATTTCAAGTcttaaaaacataaccttgcCTGGTCACTATGACATCACCATCAGTAGCAGGAGTGTACACATGCTTTAAATGACTGTATTGATTATGTAATGAGGAAATACGTCTTTGTTAACTTTTGAATAATGATCAAATGATAAAActtgcatttatttaaaatatattctcgGTTTCTCTTGTCTAGGTGATGCGCTCATATTTCCGTCGGGCCGACCCGTTCTTCGACGAGCAGGAAAACCACAGTCTGATCGGCGTTGCCAATGTTTTCCTGTCCTGTCTTTTCTACGATGTCAAGCTGCAGTACGCCATTCCCATCATCAACCAGAAGGGAGAGGTAGGGATACTGTTGAGTTACACAGaatgtaaaagtataaaaaattTGATGTATCCTGTTATATCCTAAATATCTCAGTCAGGTAAAAGTCCATGCTgcctgttttaacttcattttcCCTCATTTCATTCTCATCTTCCGGTCAAAACTGAAGCAGTTTTAAATTAGGAACATTTTATCAGATAGCTAGATGACATTTATTGTTCCATTAAGACATTATATCCATTTGTAGTGATCCCTCTGACACCTGTCTAGAGTGAGGGAAACAtgtcagggtcaaaggtcacattaaGACCATAATGTTGTTACTACAATGATTATGAATTATTCCAAAATTCTaggaaaagataaagacagTAGgattattaaatgttaaatcttcCATTGTGTCTATgtgttccctcctctctctgtgatcAGGTTGCTGGGCGTCTCCATGTGGAGGTGGTGCGGGTTGGAGGCGGCTTAGAGGACAACATAGCTGGAGGAGACGAACCAGAAAACAACCAAGACACCGAGATCCAGGATCGCAAATTTATATGCATGGTAAGACTAATACATCATCAGAGTGGCACTTTCCCTTGTGTCTACTGTGATTAGTCAGAAAGAGTCAGATTTTGCATTTTATCTTTaattataaatatgtttaaatgacCGTTGGCCTGTGCATCCTCTGCAGATTAAGATCCTGCAGGCCACTGGTCTTCCCCAGTACCTCTCCAACTTCGTCTTCTGTCAGTACTCCTTCTGGGACCAGTCTGAGCCAATCATCGTGGCTCCTGAAGTCGACCCATCATCCTCGTCACCCAGCACCAAGGACCCACACTGCATGGTGGTGTTTGACAGCTGCAAGGTGAGCactggagggggaggagaatcATCTCATATAGCAACAAACTTAACAGCTTTCATAGGTCATTTGTGGGACGATTTTTATAACAGTGGTGGGCAAGTGTTCATGTCCAGGTTGTGAATATGACACTGGTCTCTATGGGCACCGTAGGAACTGGCGGTGTCAGTGTCTGAGGATTTCATCGAGTACCTCACGGAAGGGGCTGTCGCCATCGAGGTTTATGGCCACAGGCAGGCAGATGCAGGCAGGAACCCCGCCCTGTGGGACCTCAGCATCATCCAGGCCAAGACACGCACACTACGAGACAGgtagactcaaacacacacactcacctcagTCTGGCTTACAAGACTAGTTTTCCAGCAACTGATGCAAAaccagtgttttgttgtttccaagatgtgttgatgatgttgttttttgcaGATGGAGTGAGGTAACACGTCGTCTGGAAGTGTGGATTCAAATCCTGGAGATAAACGAGAACGGAGAGTTTGTCCCAGTGGAGGTGGTTCCTGCTAGAGATATACAGACCGGGGGAATCTTCCAGCTTCGGCAGGTAGGAATAAGCTAACTCAAGCCAACAGGCAGACttctaaatattataaacatttttaaacttatGTCCTATCCTCTACACTTCCTCTCCCTGCTCATCTGTAGGGTCAGTCAAGGCGGATCCAGGTGGACGTGCGTTCAGTTCAGGACTCGGGCACCATGCCTCTGATTGCAGAGATAGTGCTTGCGGTGTCGGTGGGCTGCGTTGAGATCAGGAACACTGTAGCAAACCCGGAAGGAGATGAGATGGACAGTTATCAGGTAGATCAGTGGAATACATGTCTGTCCATAGTGTCTGTTTACCTAATTTCAGTAAACCTTAAATCAATTTGCTGCTGAATTGAAGCCAAAGGAGATTAAGTGACTGGTTTGTTGGACAGGAAAGAGATCTGGAACGTTTGCGGGGGCAGTGGTTAACCGCTCTCACCAAGAGACAGGAATACCTCGACCAACACCTGCAAAGCCTGGTCAGCAAATCAGGTAACACACAATTGCTCCCTTAATTCTCAGGGATGTAGTCATCTATAGTGTCTTCAGAGGGGCTTGTTAAATGTTTGAGTATTGTTGTGTgcacagagaagacagaggatGACATGGAGAGGGAGGCTCAGCTGCTGGAGTGGCGCTTGactctgacagaggagagaaacgcCGTCATGGTGCCCTCTGCTGGCAGCGGCATTCCCGGAGCGCCTGCTGAATGGTGCGACCCATGGCAGGACGTGTTCCTGTCTCTGATATATTGAATGTTTCCTCATGTTCAAACGACATCACTTGAAGGTACAGACAAATGCACGTAATGATGACAAGCTGTTCCGCATGTGTGTTCACAGGGTTCCTCTGCCAGGCATGGAGACGCATACTCCTGTCCTCTTCCTGAACCTCAAACGTACGTCACTTCTTTGGGTGTAAAACCATTTAATTCTGATCCATACACCGATAATTATATTACATCATATTATGATCTATATTGAGAAACAATTTTATTGGTTGAGTAATTTATGCTTGAAAGAGTGTTTTTCTACTCTCAGGCTGCTTTACAATGGTTTATTTCTTGTTGTTACTCCAGCCGATGACCTCAGCTCTCAGGACCAGTTTGAGGTTCCTGAGGCCGGAGGTTTGGATGCGTCTCTGAGtggagaagatgaggatgacTACTTTGACCTGCAAATTGTCAAACACTACGATGCAGAGGTGAGCATCAGGGATGAAATGGTGTGGAAACTTCCCACTGGAGAGTTAACTTGTGACAACACTAGATTTCACCAAACATTTTACAAGAAAAGCGGCGTGTAGGCTCAGTAACACTTTgatctattgtgtgtgtgagtgtgtgtgtgtggattagaATTGGTATCTTGTGATGCTGCCACATTCGTCAGACATCAGAGTTTGCAGATCAATGTTATCACGTTCCCTTGTGTCATCAGGTCAAATCTGAAATGTTGCAAAATAGGCGCTTTTTCTCCCTGGGACGCCACCTTGTGCCACTGTCTGTCAATTCTCCTCCCGTCACATAATAAGACTCCACttccctgctgctgcactgagcaGACACTTTCTATATATAACTATAGCGTCAGACTAAGTATTAATATCTAGTATTTTACAAATTAAAGTTTGTATTTGATTGTTGTGGGTGCAACTTCTGATCTGCAAAAATCAGCCAAATGAGTTTTTGTCTATAAAATTGAAATAGATAGTGGGGCTGGTGATAAAGTTATGTAATCAGTATTTGTTTGAATGCTGTGTAGCACAGATAACAATGTGGAAACCCTAGTGAGGATGAACCTGCATTAAACAATTTTAAAGGAATTCCTGGAGTCCCTATGTTTCActgacaaactgtgtgtgtcaatTCCACAGGTGAAAGCAGAGGCATCATGGGACTCCACCATTCATGAATGTCCCCAGCTCAGTCGTGGTGGAGCGTGGCCCGAGCAGCGGGTATACCTGACCATCAGAGTAATGGTTCAGCTCAGCCATCCTGCCGACATGCAGCTGGTGCTGAGGAAGAGAATCTGTGTCAACGTCAATCCCGGCCGCCAAGGCTTTGCCCACAACTTCCTCAGAAGGATGTCCACCCGCAGCACCATACCAGGCTGTGGGGTCACGTTTGAGGTGGTCTCCAACATCCCCGGggtgaggaaatgaaaagatgtCAGACATTCTGTCTTCAGCACAGTGGATTACTGAACACATGTTTTGATATGTTCTGTCCCATCAGGACGCCCCTGGATCAGAGGACAGGGAGATGCTGGCCAACCTCGCCGCCAGCGCACACAACAGCCAGTCAGGAGATGAAGAGGCTGCCATCGAGAAATACCTCCGAAGTGTCATGAGTCTGGAGAACATCCTGACTCTGGACAGACTAAGACAGGTAGATAGAGAAACTGATAGATatgcatataaacacacacacaaaacgatAGATATGATATATGTAGAGCTAGTATAAAACTACAAgctgtcaatgtgtgtgtttgttttaggaGGTAGCAGTGAAGGAGCAACTGGCTGGCAGAGGCAGGAGCAACAGACGGAGCCTAAGTTCTCCATCTGTCCACAGGGTAAatcacaaagacattttcagccatgaactccggagaatgtccacagaaTTGGGCCCGGACTTTGTTCGgcgtttgcttttcacatatgaacgcagcgggagattctccactcagacacattcacagcaacacagaaatctcagttcagtgcatgtctgaaagcggcttaTGAGATGATACTAGTATATTGTAATATGATCTCTGTCCATCCTCAGCTGTCTGGAAGTAGACAAGATTTATCCACAACCTGCCTGCTGGATGATAAGGTAACATActttttgtagatttttttgacatatggttaaaaaaataaaaacagtacacatatctgatatttatttcacctttttcaTGCCTTCGTCCTGTCGTCTCTGtgcctgtctcctcctcagggTCGATGGGAGAGTCAGCAGGACATCTTCATGCCTTCTCAGTTTCACCGCACCCTCCCCC contains these protein-coding regions:
- the kif13ba gene encoding kinesin-like protein KIF13B isoform X2, translated to MGEPSLDDANVKVAVRVRPFNRREKELNTKCVVEMVKNQTILHPGGTNLGKADPRNQSKVFAYDHCFWSMDETEKEKFAGQEVVFQCLGESLLNNAFQGYNACIFAYGQTGSGKSYTMMGSVDQPGLIPRLCSALFDRTQKEQREQESFTVEVSYMEIYNEKVRDLLDPKGGRQTLRVREHKVLGPYVDGLSRLAVACYKDIESLMSEGNKSRTVAATNMNEESSRSHAVFNIILTHTLKDLKSGTSGEKVSRLSLVDLAGSERAAKTGAAGERLKEGSNINKSLTTLGLVISALAEQGTAKNKTKFVPYRDSVLTWLLKDCLGGNSRTAMVATVSPSADNYEETLSTLRYADRAKSIVNHAVVNEDPNARIIRELREEVEKLRVQLTQAESLKAPELKERLEESEKLIQEMTITWEQKLRKTEEVAQERQKQLESLGISLQSSGIKVGDDKSFLVNLNADPALNELLVYYLKEHTKVGSADSQDIQLCGMGIQGEHCIIDITPDTAVVLTPYRNARTCVNGSPVTSALQLHHGDRIFWGNNHFFRINLPKRRSRGMEEEYGEGGVMKNSGSSEQLDADGDTASEVSSEVSFSYEFAQTEVMMKALGNNDPMQAVLQSLERQHEEEKRSALERQRQMYEQELQQLRKKLNPDRLSTGQSGAPTPGQQGPGQQSHYRSLERLSMGGMSHSTSAQSRLRQWNEDREAVLVRSLRRLREQIVRANLLVQEACFIADELERHTEYRVTLQIPSDNLNANRKRDAVLSEPAIQVRRRCRGKQIWSLEKMENRLVDMRELYQEWQDYHQHHQDNPVMRSYFRRADPFFDEQENHSLIGVANVFLSCLFYDVKLQYAIPIINQKGEVAGRLHVEVVRVGGGLEDNIAGGDEPENNQDTEIQDRKFICMIKILQATGLPQYLSNFVFCQYSFWDQSEPIIVAPEVDPSSSSPSTKDPHCMVVFDSCKELAVSVSEDFIEYLTEGAVAIEVYGHRQADAGRNPALWDLSIIQAKTRTLRDRWSEVTRRLEVWIQILEINENGEFVPVEVVPARDIQTGGIFQLRQGQSRRIQVDVRSVQDSGTMPLIAEIVLAVSVGCVEIRNTVANPEGDEMDSYQERDLERLRGQWLTALTKRQEYLDQHLQSLVSKSEKTEDDMEREAQLLEWRLTLTEERNAVMVPSAGSGIPGAPAEWVPLPGMETHTPVLFLNLKPDDLSSQDQFEVPEAGGLDASLSGEDEDDYFDLQIVKHYDAEVKAEASWDSTIHECPQLSRGGAWPEQRVYLTIRVMVQLSHPADMQLVLRKRICVNVNPGRQGFAHNFLRRMSTRSTIPGCGVTFEVVSNIPGDAPGSEDREMLANLAASAHNSQSGDEEAAIEKYLRSVMSLENILTLDRLRQEVAVKEQLAGRGRSNRRSLSSPSVHRLSGSRQDLSTTCLLDDKGRWESQQDIFMPSQFHRTLPRPASSPSTYSTSPSSSITSFATTPPQNQEPEQVKALVPQMPKLLKSLFPARDEKKELRPSPQSQQHVPRIVTSPGGDDNRVKTETTVILQPPTKDKRAEFPEVPPLPVHDPHDITPLSQSSSGYFSTSVSTVTLSDVLQPSSSSSSLLAAETALPSNPQQQQGADRNDVVTSPSQCAAKMAVIAPPSSNSSANHNNVKAENSFSKQKLVNSGGGGEGFERLEIFVDDEERSRLDILPDWLTDGSYVTVGGNKAGTVRYMGMTQFAEGVWVGVELDTPVGKNDGSVGGHRYFHCKPGYGVLVRPDRLSCRDRTSRHTGEFAPAAHVPILRGEPIVARRGENRKSWSS